One genomic segment of Calonectris borealis chromosome 18, bCalBor7.hap1.2, whole genome shotgun sequence includes these proteins:
- the LOC142090281 gene encoding solute carrier family 2, facilitated glucose transporter member 11-like — protein MTTFACKLKMSYNLFLLAFVLGIGGGFQYGLQVSIINSPAEYIKSFIRETWLKRFGSSPNEEMITLMWSFVVSIYSIGGLLGSLSAGYLSVRFGRKKAMLFTNIPALLSATLMGLSRLCGSFEMIIAGRLFSGVCGGLALNIHLMYAGECAPRKLRGLIAITASTAIAVGKFVGFALGLREVLGVDALWPFLMAANAFPALIQLLTLPFFPDSPRYLLIDKKDKEGCMKAVRQLWGDGDHTAEIDDMMAEQEAIRGEKAKSVCDLFRDKAVRWQLITLFLVSSCMQLIGVNVVYFYAYNVFIKAGIPPTQTHYVSLGVGITEILTTVLCGFLIERAGRKTLLWKSYTVMALALGLLTVTLSLQDSFSWVPYCSVALIFIFIMSFGIGPAGVLCPLPTEIFIQSYRPAAYVFNGATNWIQLFILGLLFPFIVEGLGSFCFIIFLTYCLSMAIFVFLVMPETKGKTMLQVMEEFNRLNYRGKKKQPALQQSNCSVMIVTRL, from the exons ATGACTACCTTTGCATGCAAGTTG AAAATGAGCTACAATCTCTTCCTCCTGGCTTTTGTCCTGGGCATTGGTGGAGGTTTCCAGTATGGGTTGCAGGTCTCCATTATCAATTCTCCTGCTGAG tacatCAAAAGTTTCATCCGTGAGACCTGGCTGAAGAGGTTTGGCTCTTCTCCCAATGAAGAGATGATTACTTTGATGTGGTCCTTTGTTGTGTCCATTTACAGCATTGGTGGACTTCTGGGGTCCTTGTCTGCTGGATATTTGTCTGTTAGATTTGGAAG GAAGAAGGCCATGCTGTTCACCAATATCCCTGCTCTGCTGAGTGCAACTCTGATGGGACTCAGCCGACTGTGTGGATCCTTTGAGATGATCATCGCTGGAAGATTATtttctggagtgtgtggag GTTTAGCTCTGAATATCCATCTCATGTATGCTGGGGAATGTGCCCCACGGAAGCTCCGCGGGCTGATTGCCATAACAGCTTCTACTGCCATTGCCGTCGGAAAGTTTGTAGGATTTGCTCTGGGTCTCAG agaaGTCCTCGGAGTAGATGCTCTCTGGCCTTTTCTCATGGCAGCCAATGCGTTTCCTGCCCTCATTCAGCTTCTCaccctccccttcttcccagaCTCTCCCCGCTACCTGCTCATTGACAAAAAGGACAAGGAGGGGTGCATGAAAG ctGTGAGGCAGCTCTGGGGAGACGGTGACCATACGGCTGAAATAGATGACATGATGGCAGAGCAAGAAGCCATCCGTGGGGAGAAGGCTAAGAGCGTTTGTGATCTTTTTCGTGACAAAGCTGTCCGTTGGCAGCTCATCACTCTCTTCCTCGTCTCCTCATGCATGCAGCTTATTGGCGTCAATGTG GTTTACTTTTATGCATACAATGTCTTTATAAAGGCTGGAATCCCCCCTACTCAAACCCACTATGTTTCGCTGGGAGTTGGGATCACCGAGATCCTCACCACAGTTCTGTGT GGTTTCCTAATTGAGCGTGCAGGGAGGAAGACACTGCTGTGGAAAAGCTACACTGTTATGGCCTTGGCTTTAGGGCTCCTCACAGTCACGCTTTCACTACAG GATTCCTTTTCCTGGGTACCGTACTGCTCTGTTGCACTCATCTTTATTTTCATCATGAGCTTTGGCATTGGGCCAG ctggagTATTATGCCCCTTGcccacagaaatatttattcagtCATACAGACCGGCTGCTTATGTTTTTAATGGTGCTACAAACTGGATCCAACTCTTCATCCTTGGACTTTTGTTCCCTTTCATTGTG GAAGGTCTTGGTAGTTTCTGCTTCATCATTTTCCTGACATACTGTCTATCCATGGCTATCTTTGTCTTCCTGGTGATGCCAGAGACCAAAGGAAAGACCATGCTGCAGGTCATGGAGGAGTTCAACCGCCTGAACTACCGTGGAAAGAAGAAACAGCCAGCCCTACAGCAGAGTAACTGCTCAGTGATGATTGTTACTAGACTTTAA
- the LOC142090279 gene encoding solute carrier family 2, facilitated glucose transporter member 11-like translates to MNKLQRLLQNKILILTICAAGIGGTFQYGYNISIINAPTSYIQTFMNETWLERTGVPLESNVILLLWSFTVSAYPLGGLTGAVVAGPMAIMLGRKMSLLLNNVFVIIAAVLSGFSQMAKSFEMIMLSRFFTGVNAGVSMNIQPMYLAESAPKKLRGAVALTSASFTALGLVLGQVVGLRELLGGEESWPFLLASNVVPALIQLMALPWLPESPRYLLIDRGDKESCISALQKLRGNSDLSAELEEMLAEQAALKGQRAKNPWELFQNPALRWQLMSIVVLSSAMQLCGNDSMYFYAAYVFQEAGIPQDKIPYVVIGTGTCELITSVTCNMIIDYAGRRPLLLGGYSFMAGWAIVFMVALSHQTQISWMPYLSMACIFAYILSFGIGPAGVTGVLPTEIFDQMSRPAAYMICGSLLWFNLFLVGTAFPFIVKSLAHFCYVPFLVVCVCTALYVGFFLPETKGKSFLEISEEFKKLNFKAQTHAVFYKGPEEIKSTML, encoded by the exons ATGAACAAGCTGCAGAGACTG CTTCAGAACAAGATCCTGATTCTGACCATATGTGCCGCTGGGATTGGAGGCACTTTCCAATATGGTTACAACATCTCCATCATCAATGCTCCAACTTCG TACATCCAGACGTTCATGAACGAAACCTGGCTGGAGCGCACAGGCGTTCCCCTTGAGAGCAACGTGATACTGCTGCTGTGGTCCTTCACTGTCTCTGCGTACCCCCTGGGAGGACTCACTGGGGCTGTTGTTGCTGGTCCCATGGCCATCATGTTGGGAAG gaagatgtccctgctgctGAACAATGTCTTTGTGATCATAGCCGCAGTCTTGTCAGGATTCAGCCAAATGGCAAAATCCTTTGAAATGATTATGCTCAGCAGATTTTTTACTGGCGTGAATGCAG GTGTAAGCATGAACATTCAGCCCATGTATCTGGCGGAAAGTGCCCCCAAGAAGCTCAGAGGAGCTGTGGCCTTGACTTCTGCATCATTTACAGCCCTGGGGTTGGTGCTGGGACAGGTTGTTGGACTCAG ggaGCTACtaggaggggaggagagctggcCATTCCTTTTAGCTAGCAATGTGGTGCCTGCCCTGATCCAGCTCATGGCTCTGCCTTGGCTCCCTGAAAGTCCCAGATACCTCTTGATTGACCGTGGAGATAAAGAATCCTGCATCTCTG CACTGCAGAAGCTCAGAGGCAACAGTGAcctcagtgcagagctggaagagatgCTGGCTGAACAGGCTGCCCTTAAAGGTCAGAGAGCGAAGAACCCGTGGGAGCTGTTCCAAAATCCAGCTTTGAGGTGGCAGCTGATGAGTATCGTTGTGCTGAGCAGCGCCATGCAGCTCTGCGGGAATGATTCG aTGTATTTTTATGCAGCTTATGTGTTCCAAGAGGCTGGAATTCCTCAGGACAAAATCCCATATGTTGTAATTGGCACGGGGACCTGTGAACTGATCACGTCTGTCACTTGT AACATGATTATAGACTATGCTGGTCGGAGGCCACTGCTCCTGGGGGGATATAGCTTCATGGCAGGATGGGCCATTGTCTTCATGGTCGCTCTGAGCCATCAG ACTCAGATTAGCTGGATGCCTTATCTCAGCATGGCCTGCATTTTCGCCTATATCCTGAGCTTTGGAATCGGACCAG ctggtGTAACAGGAGTTCTGCCCACAGAGATTTTTGATCAAATGTCCCGGCCAGCTGCCTACATGATCTGTGGCTCTCTGCTCTGGTTCAACCTATTTCTGGTCGGAACAGCCTTTCCATTCATTGTG aaaaGTCTAGCACATTTCTGCTACGTCCCATTCCTTGTGGTCTGCGTCTGCACTGCACTCTACGTTGGGTTTTTCCTTCCTGAGACAAAGGGAAAGTCCTTCCTTGAAATTTCGGAGGAGTTCAAGAAACTGAACTTCAAAGCTCAGACCCATGCAGTTTTTTATAAAGGCCCTGAGGAGATCAAATCCACCATGTTGTAG